A region of Bacillus cabrialesii DNA encodes the following proteins:
- the rsgA gene encoding ribosome small subunit-dependent GTPase A, with amino-acid sequence MPEGKIIKALSGFYYVLDESEDSDKVIQCRGRGIFRKNKITPLVGDYVVYQAENDKEGYLLEIKERTNELIRPPICNVDQAVLVFSAVQPSFSTALLDRFLVLVEANDIQPIICITKMDLIEDQDTQDAIQAYAEDYRNIGYDVYLTSSKDQDSLADIIPHFQDKTTVFAGQSGVGKSSLLNAISPELGLRTNEISEHLGRGKHTTRHVELIHTSGGLVADTPGFSSLEFTDIEEEELGYTFPDIREKSSSCKFRGCLHLKEPKCAVKQAVEEGELKQYRYDHYVEFMTEIKDRKPRY; translated from the coding sequence ATGCCTGAGGGCAAAATTATTAAGGCGCTAAGCGGCTTTTACTATGTACTGGATGAATCCGAGGATTCAGATAAAGTTATACAATGCAGAGGAAGAGGCATTTTCAGAAAGAACAAAATTACTCCTCTCGTCGGTGATTACGTTGTGTATCAGGCTGAAAATGATAAAGAGGGATATCTGTTAGAAATCAAAGAAAGAACCAACGAGCTTATCAGGCCGCCAATTTGCAACGTTGATCAAGCGGTCCTTGTTTTCTCAGCGGTTCAGCCTTCTTTCAGCACGGCATTGCTCGACCGCTTCCTGGTTCTCGTTGAGGCCAATGATATTCAGCCGATTATATGCATTACAAAAATGGATCTGATTGAAGATCAAGATACACAAGATGCGATTCAAGCCTATGCAGAAGACTATCGAAATATTGGTTATGACGTGTATCTGACCTCCTCTAAGGACCAAGACAGTTTAGCGGATATCATTCCGCATTTTCAGGACAAAACAACGGTTTTTGCCGGTCAGTCCGGTGTTGGAAAATCCTCGCTTCTCAACGCGATCAGTCCGGAGCTGGGTCTTAGAACCAACGAGATTTCCGAGCATTTGGGCCGCGGGAAACACACAACCCGCCACGTGGAGCTGATTCACACGTCCGGAGGCTTGGTTGCGGATACTCCGGGATTCAGCTCGCTTGAATTCACAGACATTGAGGAAGAAGAGCTGGGCTATACCTTCCCTGATATCAGAGAAAAAAGCTCTTCATGCAAATTCAGAGGCTGTCTGCATTTAAAAGAGCCGAAATGTGCGGTGAAACAAGCTGTTGAAGAAGGGGAATTAAAGCAGTATCGTTATGACCATTATGTTGAATTTATGACGGAGATTAAAGACAGAAAGCCGAGGTATTAG
- the prkC gene encoding serine/threonine protein kinase PrkC — MLIGKRISGRYQILRVIGGGGMANVYLAEDMILDREVAIKILRFDYVNDNEFIRRFRREAQSASSLDHPNIVSIYDLGEEDDIYYIVMEYVEGMTLKEYITANGPLHPKEALNIMEQIVSAIAHAHQNQIVHRDIKPHNILIDHMGNIKVTDFGIATALSSTTITHTNSVLGSVHYLSPEQARGGLATKKSDIYALGIVLFELLTGRIPFDGESAVSIALKHLQAETPSARKWNPSVPQSVENIILKATAKDPFHRYETAEDMEADIQTAFDADRLNEKRFTIQEDEEMTKAIPIIKDEELAKAAGEKEAELTSDQENKTKKKGKRKKWPWVLLTVCIVLVTAGILAVTVFPSLFMPKDVKIPDVSGMEYEKAADLLEKDGLQVDSEVLEISDENIDEGLMVKSDPKADSTVKEGATVTLYRSTGKAKTEIDDVTGQTVDQAKKALKDQGFKHVTVSEVNDDKSAGTVIEQNPSAGTELVPSDDQVKLTVSIGPEDITLRDLKTYSKEAASGYLEDNGLKLIEKEAYSDDVPEGQVVKQKPAAGTAVKPGNEVEVTFSLGPEKKPAKTVKEKVKIPYEPENEGDELEVQIAIDDADHSISDTYEEFKIKEPTERTIELKIESGQKGYYQVMVNNKVVSYKTIEYPKDE, encoded by the coding sequence GTGCTAATCGGCAAGCGGATCAGCGGGCGTTACCAAATTCTCCGCGTCATAGGCGGCGGGGGAATGGCCAACGTGTATTTAGCTGAGGATATGATTCTAGACCGTGAAGTCGCAATTAAAATCCTTCGGTTTGACTATGTGAATGACAATGAGTTTATCAGGCGTTTCCGCAGAGAAGCCCAATCTGCATCAAGCCTCGATCACCCGAATATTGTCAGCATTTACGATTTGGGCGAGGAAGACGACATTTATTATATTGTCATGGAATACGTTGAGGGCATGACGCTCAAAGAATACATAACAGCAAACGGGCCGCTTCACCCTAAAGAAGCGCTGAACATCATGGAGCAAATTGTCTCAGCCATCGCTCATGCCCATCAAAATCAAATTGTTCACAGAGACATTAAGCCGCATAACATTTTGATTGACCACATGGGAAATATCAAAGTGACGGATTTTGGAATTGCGACGGCACTCAGTTCGACGACAATCACCCATACCAATTCTGTGCTGGGCTCAGTCCATTACTTATCACCTGAACAGGCGCGGGGCGGTTTGGCGACAAAAAAATCGGATATTTATGCGCTTGGAATCGTTTTATTTGAGCTTTTAACCGGCCGTATCCCGTTTGATGGAGAATCTGCAGTCAGCATCGCCTTAAAGCATCTTCAGGCGGAGACTCCTTCAGCGAGAAAGTGGAATCCGTCCGTACCCCAAAGCGTTGAAAACATCATCCTAAAGGCAACTGCCAAAGATCCTTTTCATCGGTACGAAACGGCTGAAGACATGGAAGCAGACATACAAACAGCTTTTGACGCCGACAGACTCAATGAAAAGAGATTTACGATTCAAGAAGATGAAGAAATGACAAAAGCAATTCCAATCATTAAAGATGAAGAGCTTGCTAAAGCTGCTGGCGAAAAAGAAGCTGAATTGACATCCGATCAAGAGAATAAAACAAAGAAAAAGGGCAAAAGAAAAAAGTGGCCGTGGGTTTTGCTTACGGTATGCATCGTTCTCGTTACGGCAGGAATTCTTGCTGTCACTGTGTTTCCGTCACTTTTTATGCCTAAAGATGTCAAAATACCTGATGTCTCCGGAATGGAATACGAAAAGGCGGCAGACCTTTTGGAAAAAGACGGTTTGCAGGTTGATTCCGAGGTGCTGGAAATCTCGGATGAGAACATTGACGAGGGCCTCATGGTAAAATCGGATCCTAAAGCGGATTCCACAGTCAAAGAAGGCGCAACGGTTACGCTTTATAGGAGCACCGGAAAAGCCAAAACGGAGATCGATGATGTGACAGGCCAAACGGTCGATCAGGCAAAAAAAGCGTTAAAGGACCAGGGGTTTAAACATGTAACGGTGAGCGAAGTGAATGACGATAAAAGTGCCGGCACTGTCATTGAACAGAATCCGTCAGCAGGGACTGAGCTTGTGCCGAGTGATGATCAAGTCAAGCTCACAGTCAGTATCGGGCCCGAAGACATTACGCTTAGAGACTTAAAAACGTACAGTAAAGAAGCGGCGTCTGGATATCTGGAAGACAACGGACTGAAGCTGATAGAAAAAGAGGCATACTCAGATGACGTTCCAGAAGGACAGGTTGTCAAACAAAAGCCAGCAGCAGGCACGGCAGTAAAACCGGGAAACGAAGTTGAAGTAACATTCTCTCTCGGACCTGAGAAAAAGCCTGCGAAAACGGTGAAAGAAAAGGTCAAGATCCCCTACGAGCCAGAAAACGAAGGGGACGAGCTTGAAGTGCAAATCGCGATTGATGATGCGGATCACAGCATCTCTGACACGTACGAAGAATTTAAGATAAAAGAACCGACTGAACGGACGATCGAACTAAAGATTGAATCCGGCCAAAAAGGGTACTATCAAGTGATGGTAAATAATAAAGTCGTCAGCTACAAAACCATTGAGTATCCGAAAGATGAATAA
- the prpC gene encoding protein-serine/threonine phosphatase PrpC produces the protein MLTALKTDTGKIRQHNEDDAGIFKGKDEFLLAVVADGMGGHLAGDVASKMAVKAMGEKWNEAEAIPAAPAACEEWLIEQILAVNSKIYDHAQAHEECQGMGTTIVCALFTGKTVSVAHIGDSRCYLLQDNDFIQVTEDHSLVNELVRTGEISREDAEHHPRKNVLTKALGTDQSVSIDTRSFDIEPGDKLLLCSDGLTNKVESTELKDILQSDSAPQEKVNLLVDKANQNGGEDNITAVLLELALHVEEGEDQC, from the coding sequence TTGTTAACAGCCTTAAAAACAGATACAGGAAAAATCCGCCAGCATAATGAAGATGATGCGGGGATATTCAAAGGGAAAGACGAATTTTTATTAGCGGTTGTCGCTGATGGCATGGGCGGCCATCTTGCTGGAGATGTTGCAAGCAAGATGGCTGTGAAAGCCATGGGGGAAAAATGGAATGAAGCAGAGGCGATTCCAGCTGCGCCCGCAGCATGTGAAGAATGGCTCATTGAACAGATTCTCGCGGTAAACAGCAAAATATATGATCACGCCCAAGCACACGAAGAATGCCAAGGCATGGGAACGACGATTGTATGTGCGCTTTTTACGGGGAAAACGGTTTCTGTTGCTCATATAGGCGACAGCAGATGTTATTTGCTTCAGGACAATGATTTCATTCAAGTGACAGAAGATCATTCTCTTGTAAATGAACTGGTTCGAACTGGAGAGATTTCCAGAGAAGACGCCGAACATCATCCGCGAAAAAACGTGTTGACGAAGGCACTCGGAACAGACCAGTCAGTCAGCATTGACACACGTTCCTTTGACATCGAGCCCGGGGACAAACTGCTTCTATGTTCTGACGGACTGACGAATAAAGTAGAAAGCACTGAATTAAAAGACATCCTGCAAAGCGATTCAGCTCCTCAGGAAAAAGTAAACCTGCTTGTGGACAAAGCCAATCAGAATGGCGGGGAAGACAACATTACAGCAGTTTTGCTTGAGCTTGCTTTACATGTTGAAGAGGGTGAAGATCAGTGCTAA
- the rlmN gene encoding 23S rRNA (adenine(2503)-C(2))-methyltransferase RlmN, whose amino-acid sequence MAELNKTKERKELRTEQPSIYSFELDEIKQWLTDNGEKPFRAAQIFEWLYEKRVSSFEEMTNLSKGLREKLNAHFVLTTLKTAVKQTSQDGTMKFLFELHDGYTIETVLMRHEYGNSVCVTTQVGCRIGCTFCASTLGGLKRNLEAGEIVAQVVKVQKALDETDERVSSVVIMGIGEPFDNFNEMLAFLKIINHDKGLNIGARHITVSTSGIIPKIYEFADQKMQINFAISLHAPNTEIRSRLMPINRAYKLPDLMEAVKYYINKTGRRISFEYGLFGGVNDQVEHAEELADLLEGVKCHVNLIPVNYVPERDYVRTPREQIFAFEKTLKSRGVNVTIRREQGHDIDAACGQLRAKERQDETR is encoded by the coding sequence ATGGCAGAACTTAATAAAACAAAAGAAAGAAAAGAATTGCGGACAGAGCAACCGTCTATATATTCTTTTGAATTAGATGAAATCAAACAATGGCTGACAGACAATGGAGAGAAACCATTCCGCGCGGCACAGATCTTTGAATGGCTATATGAAAAACGCGTTTCTTCTTTTGAAGAAATGACAAACCTGTCAAAGGGTCTGCGTGAGAAATTAAACGCTCATTTTGTGTTAACAACGCTGAAAACGGCTGTTAAACAAACATCTCAAGACGGCACGATGAAATTTTTATTCGAGCTTCATGACGGTTATACAATCGAAACCGTTTTAATGAGACACGAGTATGGCAATTCTGTATGTGTAACGACACAAGTCGGCTGCCGCATTGGCTGTACATTCTGCGCGTCAACGCTTGGAGGCTTGAAACGAAACCTTGAAGCGGGTGAAATTGTCGCTCAAGTCGTCAAAGTTCAAAAAGCCCTTGATGAAACGGATGAACGCGTCAGCTCAGTCGTGATCATGGGTATCGGTGAGCCGTTTGATAACTTTAATGAAATGCTCGCTTTCTTGAAAATCATTAACCATGATAAGGGCTTGAATATCGGTGCTCGCCATATTACGGTTTCTACAAGCGGCATCATCCCGAAAATTTACGAATTCGCTGATCAGAAAATGCAGATTAACTTTGCGATTTCTCTGCACGCTCCGAATACAGAAATCAGAAGCCGTTTGATGCCGATTAACAGAGCATATAAACTGCCTGATTTAATGGAAGCCGTTAAATATTATATTAATAAAACGGGACGCCGTATCAGCTTTGAGTACGGGCTGTTCGGGGGCGTAAACGACCAGGTCGAGCACGCTGAAGAACTTGCCGACTTGCTGGAAGGAGTCAAATGTCACGTGAACCTGATTCCGGTAAACTACGTGCCTGAACGTGACTATGTGCGCACACCGCGTGAGCAGATTTTTGCTTTTGAGAAAACGCTGAAATCCCGCGGAGTAAATGTCACAATCCGAAGAGAGCAAGGACATGACATTGACGCAGCCTGCGGTCAGCTTCGCGCGAAGGAGCGTCAAGACGAGACGAGGTGA
- the rsmB gene encoding 16S rRNA (cytosine(967)-C(5))-methyltransferase RsmB codes for MKKNSVRDIALEALIKLEQNQAYSNLLLKSVIKSNELSDQDRGLLTELVYGTLQNKIALDYMLKPFINKPQKVKPWVIQLLRLSLYQMEYLEKIPDRAAIHEAVEIAKIRGHKGIASFVNGVLRSIQREGVPSFDAIEDPVLRLATETSHPEWLVKEWADAYGFDAAEKICRIHLIPPKQTLRVNQMKADRADLLDQMAAEGIEVENGDLAEDAVKLLRGSIAGTHFFQNGEVSIQDESSMLVARALDPKPGETVLDACAAPGGKSAHIAELMENKGSVTSLDLHKHKVKLIKEAADRLSLTIIDAKTMDARTAGETFENGQFDRILVDAPCSGFGVIRRKPDMKYTKKPDDSARLAEIQLSILREIAPLVKKGGTLVYSTCTMDRTENEEVIHAFIQEHPDFEPDLSLEKRLPEKARPFVRDGRVQILPHYFGTDGFFICSMRKKG; via the coding sequence ATGAAAAAGAATAGTGTTCGTGATATCGCTCTTGAAGCGCTGATCAAACTAGAACAAAACCAAGCATACAGCAACCTGCTCCTGAAATCGGTCATTAAATCAAATGAACTGAGTGATCAGGACAGAGGACTTTTGACTGAACTTGTCTACGGTACATTGCAAAACAAGATCGCGCTTGATTATATGCTTAAACCGTTTATTAATAAGCCTCAAAAAGTAAAGCCTTGGGTGATTCAGCTTCTTCGCCTATCCTTGTATCAAATGGAGTATTTGGAGAAGATTCCTGACAGGGCGGCTATCCATGAAGCGGTCGAGATTGCTAAAATCCGCGGACACAAGGGCATTGCTTCATTTGTCAACGGTGTGCTTCGCTCCATTCAGCGCGAAGGTGTTCCATCCTTTGACGCCATCGAAGATCCTGTCCTCCGGCTGGCGACAGAGACAAGCCATCCAGAATGGCTTGTGAAAGAGTGGGCGGATGCATATGGATTTGATGCGGCTGAAAAAATTTGCCGTATTCACCTCATTCCGCCGAAGCAGACACTGCGCGTAAATCAAATGAAAGCAGACAGAGCGGATTTGCTTGATCAAATGGCAGCCGAGGGTATCGAAGTTGAAAATGGCGATCTGGCTGAAGACGCTGTGAAGCTCTTGAGGGGATCAATCGCTGGAACTCATTTCTTTCAAAATGGTGAAGTTTCCATTCAGGATGAGAGCTCCATGCTCGTCGCCCGCGCCCTTGATCCTAAGCCCGGTGAAACGGTGCTTGACGCGTGTGCAGCGCCCGGCGGAAAGTCGGCTCATATCGCAGAATTAATGGAGAACAAGGGAAGCGTTACGTCGCTTGATCTTCACAAGCATAAAGTGAAGCTGATCAAAGAAGCGGCAGACAGGCTTAGCCTTACAATTATTGACGCGAAAACAATGGATGCGAGAACAGCAGGCGAAACGTTTGAAAATGGACAGTTTGACCGGATATTGGTCGATGCCCCGTGCTCAGGTTTTGGTGTCATCCGAAGAAAGCCGGACATGAAATACACGAAAAAGCCTGATGACAGCGCGCGGCTTGCTGAAATTCAGCTGTCGATCTTAAGGGAAATCGCGCCATTAGTAAAAAAAGGTGGCACTCTTGTCTACAGTACGTGTACAATGGACCGGACAGAAAATGAAGAAGTAATACATGCGTTTATACAAGAACATCCTGATTTTGAACCCGATTTGTCTCTTGAAAAGCGGCTGCCCGAAAAGGCGAGACCCTTTGTTCGGGATGGAAGGGTGCAAATCCTTCCCCATTATTTCGGAACAGATGGTTTCTTTATTTGCAGCATGAGAAAGAAGGGATAA